TCTTCCGTTAAACCCGCTTGTTTCAGCATCATCGCCACAGTATATTGTGTGGAAGTGTTTTTGGACAAAATCACGGTTTTGCCCTTCAGATCCTTCACATCTTGGATGGCGTCATTCCCAGTCAATAAATCGAATTCACCAAAAGTTGTGCTAGTGATCTTCACATCCAGCCCGGCTTCATTGTAGATAGAAATTGCAACCAAATCAGCACTGATCCCCTCTAACTTGCCTGCTTGAAAGGCGACATCACGGTCTTTTGCACTCTTGAACGTTTGGATATCTAGGTTCACTCCATGCTTCTTATCAAAACCTTGCTCATGAGCAATTACAAAAGGAATCGCATCAATCGAAGGCAGTAAGCCAAGCGACAAAGTAACAGCTTCTTTTGAGGCCTCTGCTGCGTTACCCTCTGTCGATGCTGTATTCGTGTTATTCTTTGAACCACAACCTACTGCAAGTACAGCGACGACAACGACCATCATCGACAACATCAACATTCTTTTTAATGCTTTTTTCTTCATAAAACTCTCCTACCTCCATTAATCTTTCTATAGTAGACATGCCCCTATTCTTTGCAATCTGCAAAAGAGCATGCAAAAAGCCCTTAAGCTGTTCCAAAACGCTTCAGGTAGTGTAATTTTACATCAGTCATCACAGCTTGTATATTCATAAATTTAAATAGTTATATTTATCACATACTAAGATGCAAAAAATCCGAATCAGCCCACAGAGAATCTCTCTGTAAGCTGAGCTTTCAGACATATCCTAGTCTAAGGACATATGTTGCTTCAGAATCTTCAGTCCAGTGTCCAGCTCATCCAATGAGGATGACGACGATAAGGCTACACGTACATACTTGTCCGGTGTGCTGGCACCACTAAGAAACCAATCGGAATGGAATATTCGAACGCCTTGTTGTAACAGTTCTGACTCCAGTTCAGCGGCTGTACGGTATCCTGATAAGGGAATCCATTTAAAAAAACTTAAGGGGTGCCCTTCGGCTGCTGTTTGTGGAAAATATGTCGAAAATAGCTTGTTCGCAGCTTGGACCAGTTCTTTTTTATATGCGACAATCTCAGCAGCACTCCCCGATACAATAAGCTCAGAAATAATCTCGGCATCTAGGGAGGATGTCTTCACATTAATATTGAAAATAGCCCGCTCAATTCTCTCTTTGAATTTCTCTCCAAATACGATATAAGCAATCCTAAGTCCAGAGCAAATAGATTTTGTCGTACTGCTAATATAGATGGTCTGATCAGGAAGCAATGAGTACATCGGTTGTTTGTATTCTTCTAAATGACCTGCCGTTAAGAACGCATGAATATCATCTTCTATGAGCAGCAAGTTATGTTTCTGGATAACGTTAGCAATTTCACGCTTCCGCCCATCAGTCATCATAACTGTTGTAGGATTTGTACAAGAAGGCATCAGGAATATACCACGTATATCCAGCAGCTGGCACTGGTTATCCAGCACTTGTGGTAGCATTCCAGAGGTATCGCCTGGAATCGGAACAAGCTGAATACGATACATTCGGGCAAGCTCAATAAAATTAGAATAGGTGAATACATCAACGGCAATCCGTTGTCCAGGTTCGAAGAGAGCAAATAACGTAATGACTAACGCATTCAGGCCACCGGATGCAATTGCGATGTTATTGATATTTGCCTGTATCCCAAATGCTTGCATCCATGATAGGCCTGCCAGTTTATGATGTGGCATTCCTGTAGGATCATTGTAATTTAATAGTTCCTCTATATTGCCTCTATGCATAACCCTTCTTGCGACCTGAGCTACGATCGAGTTACTCTGCTCAAACGAAGCAACTAGCCCCAGATCAATACAGTCATGAGAAATTTTGTCCTTCGATATTGCTATCGAGCGCGTTGCATTCGTTGCCACAAAGGTACCACTTCCTGTAATAGCATAGATGAGTCCTTTAGCTTCGCATAGCTTATAAGCGCGTGTAATTGTTGTGAAATTAACATCTAAAAAATCCGCTAGCTCACGTTGAGGGGGAAGCTTCGTTCCGGGTACCAAAAGACCGCTAGCTATATCTTGTTCAAGCAATGAGGCTATGGAATGATAGATCGGACGCTTCAGCGTATGTCTGTCAGGTCGCCACGACATCGGGTAATTAACAAAAGAATTGATCGGCATATTGTCCTCCCACAAAATTGTAATCCATACAATTATACCGTTGATTGTATGGATTCGCACTGCTACAATGACATGGACATAAGCTAAGGGGTTGTAAGTAACATGCGTAACAATAACAAACTTTATGTAGCATTCCGCACCGCGGCTCCCGCTACCTTTCCCATTCTTGCCGCTTTTTTATTCTTGGGGATCGCCTACGGAATTTACATGAATGTATCAGGGTTTCATGTGATCTATACCTTTCTAATGAGCTCGCTTATTTATGCTGGATCGATGGAATTTCTAACGGTTCACTTGTTATTAGGTGCTTATCATCCATTAAGTGCATTATTGTTTGCTTTAATGGTTAATGCACGACATCTATTTTATGGCATATCTATGCTGGAGAAGTTTAAAGGTACGGGGCTGAAGAAGCTTTATTTGATTTTTGGTCTCTGTGATGAATCATTCACCATCAATTATTCCGCGAAGATCCCTGAAGGAGTGGATCGCGGTTGGTATATGTTCTTCGTCACGCTGCTAAATCATTGCTATTGGGTCGTAGGCGCTTGTATCGGGGGAGTATTCGGATCGATTTTTCACATGAATATGGAAGGTCTCGAATTTGTGATGACAGCACTATTCGTTGTTATCTTTATTGAGCAATGGAAGAGTGGATCGACCCATAGAAGTGCTCTAGTAGGCGTTGTTATCTCCATACTGTGCCTTATCATATTTGGACGTGACAGCTTTATGATCCCCGCAATGATCCTGATTATTGCAGCACTTACGATCACTCGTAAACAACAGGAACCGGTAGGTGAAACCGCATGACGATGTCTACTTTTCAGCAGATCATTACAATTGCCATGGTTGTGCTAGGCACGATGATGACACGTTTTATTCCGTTCATTATTTTCCCACCGGGACGTCCAACCCCAAAGTACATTCAATACCTAGGTAGAGTTCTTCCATCAGCAACGATTGGACTCCTTGTTATTTATAGCCTAAAGAACACTAACGTATTGTCCGGTAATCACGGATTACCGGAGCTAATATCCGTCGCAATCGTCGCGTTGCTTCATCTCTGGCGAAGAAATATGCTATTATCCATAGCATTCGGTACAATCGCTTATATGGTATTGATTCAGATATAAGAAATTTATGTAGGTCTTATCAACCGCACATATAACTACAATTATAACATTCACTTCCATTATATATCGATCATTCAAGACTACGATAATCCGCAAGAAGCTTGGAGCGGCTACAAAAAACTACACAAGCTTCATCCGACGCGTGAGTTGTATGTATTTCATACGAGCAGAAACGACGTTGAGGTTATAGAAGAATTTTTTTAGGAGTGCGGCAACCGTCTTTGATACCGATGCATTAGCTGTAATAGGCATCCATATTGATTTTATTAATGGACGAGCAAAACGAATGTATGGGGTTGGGGGGACTAGCGAAATTTGCTATGAGCAGCAGATTCCTGACATACTCATTGAACATATTACTTTGACTGATTTACCAATTCAGCTTGGTTCGATACAAGAGCCTTATGGCTTTGATGGAATTGTTGGTATTGATTTTATGATAAGAGCTAAATGCAAGGTTGATTTTGACACCATGAATATCGATCTTAAACACTAAACCAAGCGATGACATCCATCAGTGGACAGCAATCGCTTGGTTTTAGTTTTCCTCTACCACAAAAAACCTCCCCACACCCGTAAAGGTGGAGAAGGTATAAATGCGTCACTTTTAGCTCCCCAAGCCTAATCAGCTCGACAACCACTTGTGAACGGCCTTTAACTTTTAATTTCTGCATTATGTTGGAGATGTGATTGCGCATAGTTTTCTTGCTAATGAATAATTGACCCGCGATATCACGAGTCGTTTTAACTACACCTCATAGTTCACTACATAATTCTGCAGCTCTGTATTGTAAAAGCCTACACTATACTCAGTTACCTTGCCCAGCTCATCATAAGAATAACGAGTTCGCTTCAGCAAGGGACACTTCTTATCAAGGAGCAATATCTCCTCTACATCAGGCGGAGGAACGGCAACGGAAAATTCATCACGCAGTTTCTCTAAGGAAACGCTCCGCTCTTCAAGCAGTTCATACAAGGACTGGGCATTTAAGTCCAGTAGATCTAAATCATCCATACCATTTACTAAATAATGCGTGTAATGAACGTATGGAATATCATTGAGACTATATATGCGTTCCAAGCGTATACAACGTTCGCCGAATAAACGAAAGGCTTCGCTTTGAACTTCATTATATACTCGCTCCGCCTTCAGCCATTGCTTCCGAATTTGGTGCCCTTCATCCACTAGAATTTCCGTGAATTTTTTCCACTTGGACAGCTTGGATGATGAGGTATTACGGATCACCTTCGTCCCCTTGCCGCTCCCCTTTTCCAGAAATCCTTCTTGGACGAGCTCCTGAATGGCACCGCGTACAGTGATCTTGCTGACATTGAATTCCTGCTCTAGCTGAGGCTCGGAAGGAATATTCAATCCAATAGGATAGACTCCGTGTAGAATCCGATCCTTTATAATATTTGCAATTTGCATATATAAGGGCTTATCTTTTCGGGATAAACTCAAGAGGTTCACTACCTTTCTACATCGCCTACGGATAGAGTCATAGCTCGAAGTATATCCGCTTCTGAAGCCATGGGAGTGTCGCCCTCGACAGTATGGGCTAACATACTAGCGGCAGCGGCAAACCGTACTGTCTGCTCAGGTGTAAATCCTGTTAGCTCGCCATGCACAATTCCGCTCGTATAGGCATCTCCAGCCCCTATTCTATCATAGACGAGAAATCTCAGCGTATCCGAAAAGAAGAAGCTCTGATTCTTATAAAGAAACCCACGCAGTGAATGTGAGTTGTCGCCATGAATACTGCGATGGGTGCCTGCGATCACCGAGATATCGTAATGCTTCGCAACTGCTGGAATCAGTTCGATCAGTTGCTCTTCACGTTCAGCTTGTTCAGTGCTGATCCCCAAGATAAAGATTGCGTCCTTCTCATTCATCATTACGATATCGGCCAGCTGCAGCATCTCCTCGTAATGCGGCTTCGCTTGTGAATAGCCTTCCGGTCCCCACAAGGACGGACGATAGTTGCAATCAAAGATAACAGTCCCACCCTGCTGCTTGACAGCTCTAGCCAAGGATTTCATATGATGACGTACACTATCGTTCATAGCCAGCGTAATGCCGCAGAAATGGATCACATCCAGGCTTCGCGCAATCTCTTCATAATTATAAGTTTCCTCAGGAGCCGTATTGAAGCTACTCTCCAGACGATTGCTGTAAGTTACCTTGCTTGGACGTGCACCAAATCCGTTCTCCAAGAAATACAAGCCCAGATATTCTCCTCCTCGTATAACGAGGCTAGAAGAGATGCCCAGCTTCCGCAAATACGCGGCGGCGGCCTCTCCCAAGGAAGTAGTCGGCAAACGGGAAATCAAATAACCTTCATGCCCGAAGCGTGCCAGTGCAGCGCTGACATTAACCCCGGTACCAGAGAATGAATAGTTTAAGCTGTTTCCCTGGGATAGCAGCTGAACTCCCGGCACCTGCAGACGCATCATCACTTCTCCGAATGCCCCGATTCGTTTAGGCATATTTATCTGTCAGCCTCTTCATAATTCCAAGCAAATCACGCACATCCTGGGTCCGGGTCTGGCCCGATTCTTTATCGATAATGGATGAGTAGACATGCGGAATCACTTGTGGCACCCCTGCTTCAAGCGCAATCTCTAGTATTTCCTCGAAATTGTCCATATCAATTCCACCGGTTGGTTCGAGTGCGAACCCTGCCTCAGCACAGGCCTTAGCGACAGAGCGGTATTCCTCTTCACGGCTTAATCCCTCCATCGGGAAATACTTCAGTGCATTACCACCCATATCCCGAACAAGCGCAATTGCCGATGCTATAGGTACAATCGCCGCTTCACTCTGCGCAGCGCTGAAGACTCCTGTAGAAATATTCACATAACCAGCGTGACCAGAAGGGGCGATCATGCTGTTGATCCAACTGTCTTTCCCACCAAGATTAGCGCGTGTAGCTCCAACCACCGGGAATGCCTGGTTAATATGACTACCCGGATAATGCTTAGCAATCTCGGCCACAATTGCCGCTTGGCGATTATCCCCTGCACCTAAGCCAATGGATACCGCATCTTCAATCTCTTGACCATATTGCTTCATGGCTGTTACGGCTTCTTCTACCGACTTATAATCCTTAGATAGCACACCGACCAGCACATATCCTTCCGCCGCTTCATAAATCTCTTTAGCATTAGCGATATCTTTAGCGAGTACATTTAATGCGGTGCGGCCCTTATAAAAACGTTGTGAAATCGTCATCTTATTGTCCCCCTATTAATTTATGAATGCTGTCTACAATCACGTGCAGATCATCCCCCAGAAGCGGCCGTGGATCAATATCGAAATATCCCTGCTTCACTCCATAATCGCGGGTATAGATCGCAATCTCGCCTTGCTGCAACCCCTCTACCAATTCTTTCGCCGTAATTCCGGCCTGCTGTGGATCAACCTGAACCCGGCCGCGATAGATGGCACGGCCCGCCTCGTCCTGCACAATGGTTACACGAATTCCCGGAAGATCATTCAACACCATCAATCCCTGCAAAGACGCTTTCTCGGTGTCACTCTTGTCTTCCTTGACCATGTATTCCTCTAGTGCTTGCAGCAGACCAAAGGAAGTTTCTTTACCAACCTTCATACTGCGTCCTATTCCATACAATTGGACCTTAACCCATTCCACATAATTACGTTTGCCGGCGATAATACCGGATGTAGGCCCTTCAATAGCTTTAGAACCACTATAAATTGCCAGGTCAGAGTATTTCACATATTTACAGAGGTCTTCTTCCGCTGCGGCATCTACGATTAGTGGAATGCCCCTACGGTTTGCGATCTCCCATGCTTCTTCGACGGATAACATATTTTTCTGAACTGCATGGTGGGACTTTACGTACAGAATGGCAGCCGTCTGCTCACAAATGGCATCCTCTATATGCTCGGCACGGCCTTCATTCGCATAACCGACCTCAATTAGTTTCCCACCACCTAGATAGACCATCGTTTCCACAGGAGCTCCGTACTGTACATTATGCCCCTTCAGAATGATGATTTCATTGCGTGGAATGGCTTCTTGGTGCAAACGTTCACTGCGGCGCCGATTGCCTTGGGTCACTAGCGCCGCAACGGACAATGCAATACCGCTGGAGGCTGAGTTAACGATAAGCGCTGCTTCAGCGCCGAGAATTCGTGCCGTGTAATCTCCGGCTTTATCCACCAGATCCGCTATTTCCACATAACTCTGTCCGCCTTGCTTCATAGCCTCCATCACTGTGTCAGACGGAGCCGACACCCCCAGGATACTCATTCTGCCGCTTGCATTGATTACGCGTTTAAGCCCGTATTTCGCATTTAATGAATTCCCCACCTATAACCACTCCTTTTGCATGGATTACTTTATCCGTCATTCTTTCTTCTCCTTCAGAATCCACAAGCACTGCAGACTTATGCTGCAGGGTGAAGAGAGTCAAGTTTGCAGGATCTCCCACCTGAATTCGGCCCAGCTCCGGCCTGCCCAGCCATTCCGCCGCATTGGAAGTAACCGCTGCCACAATCTCATCCAGAGCATAGCCCAAACATAGAAACTTGGAAAGTACATTAGAAATGCTAAAGACAGGTCCCTTCAATCGGTTCACTCGATAGATATCCGTGCTAATCGTATTCAATCCAATACCATTACGTTTAGCAGCCTCAGCTACCTTAAAAGAGAAGCTTGCTGTTCCATGTCCCACATCGAGATGAACTCCCCGTTCAATGGCCTCAGTCAGTACCTGAAGCGGCTGACCATCCGCAGCAAACAAATTATTCTCTTTTCCGTTGAGATAATGGGTCACGATATCCTTACGCTGCAAAAGGGGCATAACCTCTCTGATATCTGGCGGTGCTGAACCGATATGTACCATTAACGGCAACCCCGTCTCCATTGAAAGGCTTCGTGCGATATGCAGTGGTTCAATCCCGCTGGCACCCACAACGCTTTTGCTGATCCTAGCCTTTAATCCCACGATTATCTCCCCGTAGGTTCGGATGGATTGCAGGATCTTCTCCTTATCAATCCATTCCAAGTTGGACAATTCATCAATTCTTAGCAGTCCGATCCGCGAGATATTTAAGAAAGCCAGCACATTCGTCTTAGCCTGAGACGCGTCCAGAGCCAGATCACCTATCCGATCCGCCCCGCAGCTACCAGCATCGACTAGGGTGGTCACCCCTTGCCGGACACCGATCTCATCGATCTCGTCACCATACGGATCAAATTCGCGAAAGGCATGCACATGCATATCGATCCAGCCACTGGATACGTACGCGCCTGAACCTTCCCACTCCTGCCCCCCATGCGCCTCACCTGCCGGGGTGATCTCAGCGATCTTGCCATTTTCGATTACAATGTCGATCTCTTCTCCGCTTACTCGTTTCACCTGACGGAGCACGTATCTTTCATCCATTGTTCTCACCTTTTTCCATATAACATTATAATGTTTAAAATACCACGAATAGTGCATTAAGTAAATATAACGTTATAATGTTTATATATAAAAACTAAATCACCTTGTCGGATTAATAGGCATTTATTAGTTTGAATTTATAGCTTACGGAGCACTTGTTGTATTTTCCGCAGGGATTTTCAGTGGTTTGGCGAGTAAGTACTCTAGTGTTGGTGGAGGATTTTGCTTAGGTAGAACGTGTTACAGGGAAAACCTCCCTATAAATTAGATCACAGCTGTTATCTGAACAGGTTATACGGAATTTCTCCCTGTATATTTGCCAATTTCAATTAAAAACAGCCGGTTCAGCTGAATTATAGGGAACAATTCCCTATATTCTATCGATATGACCTTATATTATAGAATTACAAGGAGTTTTTCCCTTTAATTCTAGTGTTTTGACCCTGATATAGAGAAATAGAAAGCTGCACATCCCTTGGCAGACGATGACCGTGTATTTCCACGAATCCATGAAAGTGATCTTTTTTCATTGTATAATCTCCTATGCAATAAAAAAGATGACTCCTTATGATTTCAGAAGTCATCTGCTTAGATTCTATGAACTTAATAACCCTACATGTATCTTAATAACAGCCTTCTTAATCTTCATGCCCGGTTGACCCATACCAGGTCTGTGTACATCATGCGGGAAAAAGACTGCGAACATCCCCGGCTTCAAAGTTAACAAAATTTCATCGGATGACGGAGGATAAAGCGCATAATCTGCTTCGGCATCGTAAGGCTTAGTAGCCTCGATTCCTTCTTGCAAGGGCGACCACCCAATCGTTTCTTCACCTTCGATCAGATAATGCACATCAATATAAGCCTCATGCTTTTCAGCAACCTGTTCCTCTAGCGACTTCGCCTCAAGCGCCATAATCGAAACGTATATCTCGTTACCGCGGATCTCGATTCGCCCGAGATCAGGTTCGAGTTGTAAGATGACTTTCAATTCCTCAATAGTCTCTACAATGACTGAATTCTCGTATCTGCTATGCTCTTCCCAAGATGACAATGAACCTAAGATCATAATGTCTCATTCTCCCCACATCTCAATTATCTTACAGAGGTTGTTCAAAAAGTCCGCTTTTGATCACGAAGTAGCCCAAGAAGCTTACTCGACATCGAATATTGAATTCAGGCGAAACTTCCGGTGCTCACGTAGCTTCCACTACGCTCCGCTCCTCAGTTTCTACCTTCATCCAATCTTCTCGGTGTTGAAAACCATACTTTTTGAACTCGCACTTATAGGAGCTTCTCACTAACTGCTGCAGCTGTTGTTTCTTTATTGATAATGGATTGCTCACTAGTCTTTTTGAAATATTCCACATATAAAATATCCAGCAGATAGAGTTGTGAGATCTTAGCAGATAATGAACCGCCCTGCAGAGGACCCTCATTAGCACCACAAAGTAAGGTAAGATCCGAATACGACGTTAAAGGTGACTTTTCAAATCTCGTAATGGATACCACCTTAGCGCCTCGTTCCTTCGCCTTTTTTGCAACCTCGATACTATCTTTAGTTGAACCGGAGTAAGAAATGATTACAGCTACATCTCGGTTAGACATTAGCGCCGCAGACATCATCTGAAGATGTGAATCCATCAAACACTCCGTTTTGTTTGTAATGCGCATAAATTTAATTTTGGCTTCCATCGCCGTGATTAATGAAGAGCCTACGCCGAAAAATGATACTCGTTCCGCATTTATCATATAATCAATAGCTTCATTGATCTTCTGTATATCAATTAAATTATAGGTCTCGTTCAGCGCACTTACATTTGTGGTCAGCACTTTGGAAGCCACAGCTTCAGTAGTGTCGTCCATTAGAATTTGATCCGTAAGCTGCGGGATCTCATTCTCCACAGTGATACTATGAGCGAGTGCAATCTTAAACTCTTGATACCCTTTATAACTTAAAGATTTGCAAAATCGAAAAATACTTGATTCACCTACATCGCACGCATCTGCAAGATCAGTAATCGACATATAGACAACACTTCTCGTGTTCTCCAGGACGTAGTCCGCTACCTTCTTCTCCGTATTCGTCAAATTATTGTACTTGGAATGAATAGAAGAAAAAATACTGATTGTTCGCAAATAAGCCCCTCCTTTACAATGATTTAATGTGCGAATAAAGAGGAAGCGCCAAGCAAGCCTGCCTTATTCCCAAGTGAGGCCTTAACAATTCTTACACCCGCAAAACTCTCCATAATTAAAGACTTCGTCCGTTCCTCTACCCTTTGAACTAAATCTTCTTGTTCCATAACACCGCCCCCAATAATTATAGCGGATGGATTGAAAATATGAATAATTGAGGCTAAACCCGCGGACACCTCAGTTACCCATGAATCCAAGATCTGTTTCAGAGCTTCGTCCCCTTTGTGAATTTTATCAAAAAGGACTTTTCCGTCTGTACATTCGGGATCTGCTTGCTGAGCCATCTTGACTAAAGCAGTGGTTGAAGCATACTTCTCATAAAAAGGCAGTCCCTCCACCGCATCTGACAATGGATGTGTCAGGATATGACCAAATTCGGCCGCCACCCCATCTGCTCCTTTATAGATTTGGCGGTTCAATACAATGGCACCACCAATGCCCGTGCCAAACGTCAAGCATAAGAAATTGTTAAAGTTCTGGGCAGCACCATAATGAGCCTCGCCTAATGCTGCTGAATTCACATCGTTCTCTACCATAACAGGTTTATGAAAATGATTAGTTACAATTTCCTTAATCTTCATCCCTGTATATCTAGGTATATTTTCGTTAGCATAGACTATAATTCCTTCTTCAGCATTGACTTGACCGGCCGTACTTATAGCAATGGCATCAAAATCATCATTTTCTGCAATTTTATCAAGCAATCTTGAGATTACATGCGGCCCTCCCAAGTGGCTCTCAGTTGCATGCTCCTTAAAGTTATGAACATTCCCAAGTTTATCGCATATACACATCTTGGTATTGGTACCGCCAATATCTACAGCGAGAATTCTCATCCTTATCTACCCTCTCCGGCAATCTACTGAATAGCGTCTACAAACCTTTTGGTAATCTCCATTGGTCTTGTAATCGCTGAGCCGACTACTGCTGAAAAAACACCTAGATCAAACATTTTCTTCAGTTCTTCAGGAGTGGAAACACCGCCTTCAGCTATCACAGGCACAGAGAAGTTGCTTACGATTTGCTTGACTAGCTCAAAATCTGGAAGTGACCGCTCTTTGGTGTATTCTGTATATCCGCTTAAGGTAGTTCCCACAAGATCAAACCCCAGCTCAACGGCTTTAGCAGCTTCTTCAAATGTAGAGCAATCTGCCATAAACAGTTGATCTTTATAGGTCTCTCTTATGTGAGGAAATAGTTCTGAGATGGTTGATCCATCCGGACGAGTCCGGTCTGTCGCATCCATAGCAATGATATCTACCCCTTCGCGGTAAAGCTCATCTACTTCCTTCAGGGTTGGTGTAATAAACACTTCAGAACCTTCGTATACCCTTTTGATGATCCCAATGATAGGTAGATCCACTGTTTTCTTAATTTCTTGAATATCCGCTACGCTATTTGCCCGAATACCTGAAGCACCACCCAAGTATGCTGCATAAGCCATTCTTCCCATTATAAACGGACTATGCAGCGGTTCTTCGGGTAAGGCTTGACTGGAGACGACTAATTTATGTTTTATCTTTTTAAGTACATTATTTTCAGTATTCATCAGTAACCCACTCCACATTTTTATTTATTCTTTGACTGCTCCTGCTGTAATTCCATTGGTGAAGAAACGTTGGAATAACATGAACACTAGCAACATCGGAATTGCAGCAATGGTGGCTCCGGCCATTTTATATGCGAAATTAGGATTCAGATCCTGCATTAAGGTTGCAGTACCAACCATTAATGTTTTCATTTTGTTCTCTTGGCCTATAACCAGCTGCCACAAATAATCATTCCAGACTTGCACGAAATTCAGAATAAATAAGGCTCCAATACCAGGTTTAATAATAGGCACCATGATGCGAGTAAAGATTCTCCATTCATTTGCACCATCTATTCTTCCGGCTTCTCTTAAAGCGTTAGGGGTTAAATCGAAGAATCCTTTTAATAGGAAGACTCCAAATGCACCCGCAACGTTCGGCCAAATCATACCGTTATACGAATTCACCATTCCAAATTGCTGTGTAATCCGGAATAAAGGCACGATCATAATTTCCTTAGGAATCATCAAGCTCGATATGAAAATAATGAAGATGATATCTTTACCTTTAAAATTGATCTTTGAGAATGCATAGGCAGCCATAGCGCCTACAATAATAACGATAATCGTAGATACGCCTGAGACATAAATACTATTAAACGTCCATCTCAAAGCCGGTTGGTTCTGAAACACATCCACATAGTTGGAGAATGTAATCGATTTAGGCCACCAGTCTGGAGGCATCTTCACAACATCTGAACTGTTCTTAAGCGAACTAGTGAATAACCAATACAATGGAAAAAGATTAAGGAGCGCGAAGAGGACAATGATCACATTCGATATCACATCAAACTTCTCTCTCTTCTTCTTATTTCTTATTTTCGACATGTTGTATTCCCCCTCACTTCACCTTAATCATGCTTCGTAGCTGAGGCACAGATAATAACAAAGTAATCACGAACATGATAACGCCTACCGCAGAAGCTACGCCGAGTTGGTTGTACTTAAAGGCATTATTATAGAGGTAGTACATCAAAGTTACCGATGAGTTGTTCGGTCCGCCGCCGGTTAATAACTGGATGACTACAAATATTTTTAGAACAGCAATAATATTGATAATCGTAATATAGGTCGTTGTTGGTCCTACAGAAGGAATGAGGATCTTCGAAATTACTTGCCATCTGCTTGCACCGTCGATTTCAGCTGCTTCAAAAAGCTCTTTAGATACACCAATCATCGAAGCAATATACAGAATAATAGCTTGGCCCACGTTAGTCGCGAAGGTCACAAAGATCACTACTGGCAAAACTGTCTTTGGATTTCCTAGAAGATTGATCGTCCCAAGACCCATATCTTTATATATAAAAGAAATAAGTCCATTAGCAGGATTCAGCAGGAAACTCCACACCATACTCATTACAACCATGGATACCATGACC
This genomic stretch from Paenibacillus sp. FSL H7-0737 harbors:
- a CDS encoding ABC transporter substrate-binding protein translates to MKKKALKRMLMLSMMVVVVAVLAVGCGSKNNTNTASTEGNAAEASKEAVTLSLGLLPSIDAIPFVIAHEQGFDKKHGVNLDIQTFKSAKDRDVAFQAGKLEGISADLVAISIYNEAGLDVKITSTTFGEFDLLTGNDAIQDVKDLKGKTVILSKNTSTQYTVAMMLKQAGLTEDDITVTEVPQIPTRLELLKNNKADAAILPEPFVTMGKASGLRVLSSTHTAGVNPFVLAFPQTAIDAKADAIRNMYAAYDEAVAYMKSHDQSEYIDLVIKEVGYPETLKDEIKVPDYVPANQVDVKEIEAAFAWAREKGLLSKNISAEDVISDVQFKK
- a CDS encoding aminotransferase-like domain-containing protein, producing MPINSFVNYPMSWRPDRHTLKRPIYHSIASLLEQDIASGLLVPGTKLPPQRELADFLDVNFTTITRAYKLCEAKGLIYAITGSGTFVATNATRSIAISKDKISHDCIDLGLVASFEQSNSIVAQVARRVMHRGNIEELLNYNDPTGMPHHKLAGLSWMQAFGIQANINNIAIASGGLNALVITLFALFEPGQRIAVDVFTYSNFIELARMYRIQLVPIPGDTSGMLPQVLDNQCQLLDIRGIFLMPSCTNPTTVMMTDGRKREIANVIQKHNLLLIEDDIHAFLTAGHLEEYKQPMYSLLPDQTIYISSTTKSICSGLRIAYIVFGEKFKERIERAIFNINVKTSSLDAEIISELIVSGSAAEIVAYKKELVQAANKLFSTYFPQTAAEGHPLSFFKWIPLSGYRTAAELESELLQQGVRIFHSDWFLSGASTPDKYVRVALSSSSSLDELDTGLKILKQHMSLD
- a CDS encoding AzlC family ABC transporter permease, whose amino-acid sequence is MRNNNKLYVAFRTAAPATFPILAAFLFLGIAYGIYMNVSGFHVIYTFLMSSLIYAGSMEFLTVHLLLGAYHPLSALLFALMVNARHLFYGISMLEKFKGTGLKKLYLIFGLCDESFTINYSAKIPEGVDRGWYMFFVTLLNHCYWVVGACIGGVFGSIFHMNMEGLEFVMTALFVVIFIEQWKSGSTHRSALVGVVISILCLIIFGRDSFMIPAMILIIAALTITRKQQEPVGETA
- a CDS encoding branched-chain amino acid transporter permease; amino-acid sequence: MTMSTFQQIITIAMVVLGTMMTRFIPFIIFPPGRPTPKYIQYLGRVLPSATIGLLVIYSLKNTNVLSGNHGLPELISVAIVALLHLWRRNMLLSIAFGTIAYMVLIQI
- a CDS encoding GntR family transcriptional regulator — protein: MQIANIIKDRILHGVYPIGLNIPSEPQLEQEFNVSKITVRGAIQELVQEGFLEKGSGKGTKVIRNTSSSKLSKWKKFTEILVDEGHQIRKQWLKAERVYNEVQSEAFRLFGERCIRLERIYSLNDIPYVHYTHYLVNGMDDLDLLDLNAQSLYELLEERSVSLEKLRDEFSVAVPPPDVEEILLLDKKCPLLKRTRYSYDELGKVTEYSVGFYNTELQNYVVNYEV
- a CDS encoding sugar kinase, with protein sequence MPKRIGAFGEVMMRLQVPGVQLLSQGNSLNYSFSGTGVNVSAALARFGHEGYLISRLPTTSLGEAAAAYLRKLGISSSLVIRGGEYLGLYFLENGFGARPSKVTYSNRLESSFNTAPEETYNYEEIARSLDVIHFCGITLAMNDSVRHHMKSLARAVKQQGGTVIFDCNYRPSLWGPEGYSQAKPHYEEMLQLADIVMMNEKDAIFILGISTEQAEREEQLIELIPAVAKHYDISVIAGTHRSIHGDNSHSLRGFLYKNQSFFFSDTLRFLVYDRIGAGDAYTSGIVHGELTGFTPEQTVRFAAAASMLAHTVEGDTPMASEADILRAMTLSVGDVER